One Diadema setosum chromosome 8, eeDiaSeto1, whole genome shotgun sequence genomic window carries:
- the LOC140231513 gene encoding guanine nucleotide-binding protein subunit alpha-13-like, protein MAVTVLTCCLPQAEKENLERSKAIDKQIQKDKAYIKKEIKVLLLGAGESGKSTFLKQMKIIHGQKFTEDEVNEYRRIIYGNVIKGMKVLVDARDKLTNPEVQWSNPANQTHADTIMSFENSATATIDAAVFARFVHPCKELWKDGGIRTAYARRREFILADSVKYFLDEIDRIGQPDYIPPHQDILHARKATKGIHEHVIQVQSVPFRFVDVGGQRSQRQKWFQCFQSVTSILFLTSSSEFDQVLMEDRETNRLVESCNIFDTIVNHKCFATISIILFLNKTDLLQEKVETASIRDYFPAFQGDPHKLGDVQKFILEMFNMKRQDRSKALFHHFTTAVDTKNMTFIFQAVRDTILQESLQQLMLQ, encoded by the exons ATGGCAGTCACGGTACTAACATGCTGCCTACCACaggcagaaaaagaaaacttggaGAGAAGTAAAGCCATCGACAAGCAGATCCAGAAAGATAAGGCCTACATCAAGAAGGAGATCAAAGTTTTGCTGCTTGGCGCTGGCGAGAGTGGAAAAAGTACTTTTCTGAAGCAGATGAAAATCATCCACGGGCAGAAGTTCACGGAAGACGAGGTGAACGAATACCGCAGGATTATCTACGGGAATGTCATCAAAGGGATGAAAGTTTTAGTGGACGCCAGGGACAAACTGACAAATCCAGAGGTACAGTGGAGTAACCCGGCTAATCAAACCCATGCAGACACTATCATGAGTTTTGAAAACTCTGCGACTGCCACCATCGACGCAGCGGTCTTCGCACGCTTCGTTCACCCGTGCAAAGAACTGTGGAAAGACGGCGGTATCAGGACGGCATATGCCAGGCGGAGAGAGTTCATCTTG GCGGACTCTGTGAAGTACTTCTTGGATGAAATTGATCGGATTGGACAACCT GACTATATACCACCTCACCAAGACATTCTTCACGCGCGTAAGGCAACCAAGGGCATCCATGAACATGTCATACAGGTCCAGAGCGTCCCCTTCCGCTTCGTCGATGTCGGTGGGCAGCGGTCCCAGCGGCAGAAGTGGTTCCAGTGCTTCCAGAGCGTGACGTCCATCTTGTTCCTGACCTCGTCCAGCGAGTTCGACCAAGTGCTCATGGAGGACCGTGAAACCAACCGGCTGGTGGAGTCCTGCAACATCTTCGACACCATCGTCAACCACAAGTGCTTCGCCACCATCTCCATCATCCTCTTCCTCAACAAGACGGACTTGCTCCAGGAGAAGGTGGAGACCGCCAGCATCAGGGACTACTTCCCCGCCTTCCAGGGGGATCCCCACAAACTTGGCGACGTGCAAAAGTTCATCCTGGAAATGTTCAACATGAAGCGGCAGGACCGGAGCAAGGCGCTCTTCCACCACTTCACGACGGCCGTAGACACCAAGAACATGACCTTCATCTTTCAGGCGGTGCGGGACACGATCCTCCAAGAGAGCCTCCAGCAACTCATGCTGCAGTGA